Proteins co-encoded in one Synechococcus elongatus PCC 6301 genomic window:
- the nusG gene encoding transcription termination/antitermination protein NusG, which produces MTDQYEEQLLSADDSVASEKARWYAVQVASGCEKRVKATLEQRVQTLDAANRILQVEIPETPIVKLKKDGSRQSAEEKVFPGYVLVRMILDDDAWQIVRNTPHVINFVGAEQKRPYGRGRGHVKPMPLSPGEVGRIFKRAQEQKPTVKIDLAEGDQILVLSGPFKDFEGTVIEVSPERSKLKALLSIFGRDTPVELEFNQVQKQN; this is translated from the coding sequence GTGACCGACCAATACGAAGAGCAGTTGCTCTCCGCAGATGACAGCGTTGCCAGTGAGAAGGCTCGCTGGTACGCCGTTCAAGTGGCCTCAGGTTGCGAAAAACGCGTCAAAGCCACGCTTGAGCAACGGGTACAGACCCTTGATGCGGCTAATCGCATCCTTCAGGTCGAAATCCCCGAAACGCCAATCGTCAAGCTCAAGAAGGATGGCAGTCGTCAATCGGCTGAAGAAAAAGTCTTTCCAGGCTATGTGCTAGTGCGCATGATCCTAGATGACGACGCTTGGCAGATTGTCCGAAACACTCCTCACGTGATCAACTTCGTCGGCGCCGAGCAGAAGCGCCCGTACGGTCGGGGGCGCGGCCACGTCAAGCCGATGCCACTCAGTCCAGGCGAAGTTGGTCGCATTTTCAAGCGGGCTCAAGAGCAAAAACCCACAGTCAAAATCGACCTTGCCGAAGGCGATCAGATTTTGGTGCTCTCCGGTCCGTTCAAAGACTTCGAAGGCACTGTGATCGAGGTCAGTCCAGAACGCAGCAAGCTCAAAGCTCTGCTGTCCATTTTTGGACGCGACACGCCAGTGGAATTGGAGTTTAACCAGGTTCAGAAGCAGAACTAG
- the rplK gene encoding 50S ribosomal protein L11 — MAKKVVALIKLALPAGKANPAPPVGPALGQHGVNIMAFCKEYNARTQDKVGLVIPVEISVFEDRSFTFILKTPPASVLIAKAAGIERGSGNPNKTKVGKITTAQLREIAETKLPDFNTKNVEAAMRIVEGTARNMGVTIAD; from the coding sequence ATGGCAAAAAAAGTCGTTGCACTGATTAAGTTAGCCTTGCCCGCTGGCAAAGCTAACCCGGCGCCTCCCGTGGGTCCTGCCCTGGGTCAGCACGGCGTCAACATCATGGCCTTCTGTAAGGAGTACAACGCCCGGACCCAAGACAAAGTTGGCTTGGTCATTCCGGTCGAAATCTCCGTTTTTGAAGACCGCAGTTTCACCTTCATTCTCAAAACCCCGCCCGCTTCGGTGTTGATCGCCAAAGCTGCTGGGATTGAGCGTGGTTCGGGTAACCCCAACAAAACCAAAGTCGGCAAAATCACGACCGCGCAACTGCGCGAGATTGCTGAAACCAAACTGCCGGACTTCAACACCAAAAACGTTGAAGCCGCCATGCGCATCGTCGAAGGCACTGCCCGCAACATGGGTGTCACGATCGCCGACTAG
- the rplA gene encoding 50S ribosomal protein L1, translating to MTRKVSRRLQELQKKVEDRAYEPLAALNLLKETATAKFPESAEAHIRLGIDPKYTDQQLRTTVALPKGTGQTIRVAVIARGEKVAEAKAAGADIAGSEELIEEISKGFLDFDLLIATPDVMPQVAKLGRQLGPRGLMPSPKGGTVTFDLEQAVNEFKAGKLEFRADRTGIVHVLFGKASFSADDLLANLKALQETIDRNRPSGAKGRYWRSVYISATMGPAIEVDINALRDPKLAEA from the coding sequence ATGACTCGTAAAGTTTCTCGTCGTCTGCAAGAGCTGCAGAAGAAAGTTGAAGATCGAGCCTACGAGCCTCTTGCGGCTCTGAACCTGCTCAAGGAAACGGCGACTGCCAAGTTTCCGGAGTCGGCAGAAGCTCACATCCGTCTCGGCATCGATCCCAAGTACACTGACCAACAGCTGCGGACAACCGTTGCGCTGCCCAAAGGCACCGGTCAAACCATCCGCGTTGCTGTCATTGCCCGGGGTGAAAAGGTCGCTGAAGCCAAGGCTGCAGGCGCTGACATTGCCGGTTCTGAAGAACTGATCGAAGAAATCAGCAAAGGCTTCTTGGACTTTGACTTGCTGATCGCCACACCCGATGTGATGCCCCAAGTGGCTAAACTCGGTCGGCAACTTGGTCCCCGCGGTCTGATGCCCTCGCCCAAAGGTGGCACAGTCACTTTTGATCTTGAACAGGCCGTTAACGAGTTCAAAGCTGGTAAGCTGGAATTTCGTGCCGATCGCACCGGGATTGTGCACGTCCTGTTCGGTAAAGCCTCCTTTTCGGCAGATGACCTCTTGGCTAACCTTAAAGCCCTGCAGGAAACCATCGACCGGAACCGTCCTTCGGGCGCTAAAGGCCGTTACTGGCGGAGCGTTTACATTTCGGCAACCATGGGACCCGCCATCGAAGTCGACATCAACGCCCTGCGCGACCCGAAGCTGGCTGAAGCCTAA
- the secE gene encoding preprotein translocase subunit SecE, translating into MSKNNAAEKVRKSNVPDEASSGLNLVSFLQETRAELSKVVWPSRQQLISESAAVLLMVSLSATLIYLINELFSWASSRVFG; encoded by the coding sequence GTGAGCAAAAACAACGCAGCCGAAAAAGTACGGAAGAGCAACGTTCCTGACGAAGCTTCTTCTGGTCTCAATCTGGTGAGTTTCCTACAAGAAACTCGGGCCGAACTGAGTAAAGTCGTCTGGCCATCGCGACAGCAACTCATTAGTGAGTCTGCTGCCGTTCTGCTAATGGTCAGTCTCTCGGCAACGTTGATCTACCTGATCAACGAACTGTTCAGTTGGGCGTCTAGTCGCGTATTTGGGTGA